The proteins below are encoded in one region of Manis javanica isolate MJ-LG chromosome 8, MJ_LKY, whole genome shotgun sequence:
- the RPAP1 gene encoding RNA polymerase II-associated protein 1 isoform X1 encodes MLSRPQPGESEVDLLRFQSQFLAAGAAPAVQLVKKGSRRSGDANLDRPPQQDHRDVVMLDNFPDLPPALVPAPQKRARPSPGCLLPQHEDPEERLNRHDQHITAVLTKIIERDTGSVSVNLPVPSGVAFPPVFHRSRERQGNTATSDKRSIFAQEIAASRLCEARVPPLREVVSALDPPEGAVTREALVPKEQGSQLPQSSHSFQGPHLVTGKGLRGQEAEQEAQTIHEENIARLQALAPEDILQEQQRLLAQLDPSLVAFLRSSNRMHKQAGEKAVEEQWPQEPSVKVTGKEPIVPTSPSEPRQEGELEPGAPAVVLPVTPNREWLHMDTVELEKLHWTQDLPPLRQQQTQERMQARFSLQGELLDPDVDLPTHLGLHHHGEEAERAGYSLQELFHLTRSQVSQQRVLALHVLAQVVGRAQAGEFGDRLAGSVLRLLLDAGFLFLLRFSLDDKVNGVIAAAIQALRSLLVAPRDEEVLDSTFSWYCGALVYPLMPSQEDREDEDEESPGEKAKRKSSEEGDQPPSDLARHDVIKGLLATNLLPRLRYVLEVTCPGPSVVLDILAVLVRVARHSLESATRVLECPRLIDTVVREFLPTSWSPMGVEPTHSLHKVPCATAMKLLRVLASAGRNIAARLLSSFDLGSRLCRFIAEAPQELALPPEEAETLSTEALRLWVVAASYGQGGDLYRELYPVLMRALQAVPRELSTHPPQTLAVQRIASLLTLLTHLTLAAGSTTPEPGSDSAEASLSATPPLITWTQVSGLQPLVEPCLRQTLKSLPRPETWNALGPVPTACLLFLDAYYQAWSQQPSSCPGDWLQDIERLSEDLLLPLLGQPTLGSLWDSLGRCSLLCNPESCAPVPEAVPSLVSLGCTGGHHPFSLAGSASPFPFLTALLSLFNTLAQIHKGLCDQLAVILAAPGLQNYFLQCVAPVATPQLTPFSAWALRHEYHLQYLALTLAQRAATFQPVPATRAALHHGMALALLSRLLPGSDHLAHELLRSCIFRLEFLPEGASGGPEAADFSDRLSLGSGRDLGYGRGALLAQACQDLPSIRGCYLTHCSLNRASLLASQALPRGQLQRVPALLLPVPKEPLLPTDWPFLPLVHLYHQASDTPSGLPPADAVGTAMRALQWVLLLESWRPQALWAVPPAARLAWLMCVFLVDGELFRETPIQHLVAALLARLCQPEVLPNLNLDCPLPGLTSFPDLYANFLEHFEAVSFGDHLFGALVLLPLQRRFSVTLRLALFGEHVGALRALGLPLPQLPVSLECYTGPPEDNLALLQLYFRALVTGTLRLHWCPVLYAVAVAHVNSFIFSQDPKSSDEVKAAGRSMLQKTWLLADEGLRQHLLHYKLPNSALPEGFELYPQLPPLRQQFLQRLTSGMIQKGVSET; translated from the exons ATGCTTTCGAGACCACAGCCAGGGGAGTCCGAGGTTGACCTGCTACGTTTCCAGAGTCAGTTTCTCGCAGCTGGTGCAGCCCCAGCAGTGCAGTTGGTGAAGAAAGGAAGTAGGAGAAGTGGTGATGCTAACCTGGACCGGCCCCCACAGCAGGATCACCGGGATGTGGTGATGTTGGACA atttcCCAGATTTGCCCCCAGCTTTGGTTCCTGCTCCCCAGAAGAGagccaggcccagccctggcTGTCTCCTTCCTCAAcatgaggaccctgaagagaggCTGAACAGGCATGATCAGCACATCACTGCTGTCTTGACTAAGATTATT GAACGAGATAcaggttcagtgtctgtgaatctgcCTGTGCCCAGTGGTGTTGCTTTCCCTCCTGTATTCCATCGTTCACGGGAGAGACAG GGGAACACAGCAACGTCTGATAAGAGAAGCATCTTTGCCCAGGAAATTGCAGCAAGTAGGCTGTGTGAAGCCAGGGTTCCACCACTTAGAGAAGTTGTATCTGCTCTGGACCCACCAGAGG GTGCTGTGACCCGGGAGGCACTTGTGCCTAAAGAGCAGGGCTCTCAGCTTCCGCAGAGTAGCCACAGCTTCCAGGGACCCCATCTGGTCACAGGGAAAGGGCTCAGGGGCCAGGAGGCCGAGCAAGAAGCCCAGACCATCCATGAAGAGAATATAGCAAGACTGCAAGCCCTGGCTCCTGAGGACATCTTGCAGGAACAGCAGCGCCTTCTGGCTCAGCTTG ATCCCAGCTTGGTCGCCTTCTTGAGATCTTCCAATCGCATGCACAAGCAAGCAGGAGAGAAGGCCGTGGAGGAGCAGTGGCCACAAGAACCCTCTGTCAAGGTCACTGGGAAGGAACCCATTGTGCCAACTTCACCCAGTGAACCTAGGCAGGAAGGTGAGCTGGAGCCAGGAGCCCCAG CTGTGGTgctgcctgtgacccccaacagAGAATGGCTGCATATGGACACTGTTGAGCTGGAGAAGCTCCACTGGACTCAAGACCTACCCCCACTCCGGCAGCAACAGACACAGGAG AGGATGCAGGCCCGATTCAGTCTTCAGGGAGAGCTCCTAGACCCCGATGTGGACCTACCTACCCATCTGGGCCTGCACCACCAtggagaggaggcagag aGAGCAGGATACTCCCTGCAGGAGCTGTTCCACCTGACACGCAGCCAGGTGTCCCAACAGAGAGTGCTGGCACTGCATGTGTTGGCCCAGGTTGTCGGCAGG GCCCAGGCTGGTGAGTTTGGGGACCGGCTAGCAGGCAGTGTCTTGCGTCTCCTTTTGGATGCCGGTTTCCTCTTCCTGCTGCGCTTTTCCCTGGATGACAAAGTGAATGGGGTCATCGCAGCTGCCATCCAGGCTCTCCGGTCTCTGCTGGTGGCTCCTAGAGATGAG GAGGTCCTCGATAGCACTTTCTCCTGGTACTGTGGAGCTTTGGTGTACCCTCTGATGCCCAGCCAGGAGGACAGAGAGGATGAGGATGAGGAATCCCCAGgagaaaaggcaaaaaggaaGAGCTCTGAGGAAGGAGACCAGCCTCCATCTGACCTGGCCCGACATGATGTCATCAAG GGGCTTCTGGCCACTAACCTGCTGCCTCGGCTGCGCTATGTGCTGGAGGTGACCTGCCCGGGACCTTCTGTGGTCCTTGACATCCTGGCTGTGCTTGTCCGCGTGGCCCGGCATTCCCTGGAGTCGGCTACAAGG GTCCTAGAGTGCCCTCGGCTGATAGATACTGTGGTTCGAGAATTCCTCCCGACCAGCTGGTCCCCCATGGGGGTGGAGCCTACCCACAGTCTACACAAAGTGCCCTGTGCTACTGCCATGAAACTACTTCGTGTCCTGGCCTCGGCTGGTAGGAATATTGCTGCCCGGCTG TTGAGCAGCTTTGATCTCGGGAGCCGCCTGTGCCGCTTTATTGCTGAGGCCCCCCAGGAACTGGCCTTACCCCCAGAGGAAGCTGAGACCCTGAGCACGGAGGCCTTACGTCTGTGGGTTGTGGCCGCCTCCTATGGTCAGGGCGGTGAcctttacag GGAGCTGTACCCAGTGCTGATGCGTGCCCTGCAGGCTGTGCCCAGGGAGCTCAGCACCCACCCACCTCAGACCCTGGCCGTACAGCGGATAGCCTCGTTGCTCACTCTCCTCACCCATCTGACCCTGGCAGCTGGCAGCACCACCCCTGAACCTGGCAG TGATTCTGCTGAAGCCAGTCTGTCGGCCACCCCTCCCTTGATCACTTGGACACAGGTGTCTGGGCTCCAGCCTCTCGTGGAGCCATGTCTAAGACAGACCTTGAAGTCACTGCCCAGACCTGAGACGTGGAATGCTCTGGGCCCAGTGCCTACTGCCTGCCTTCTCTTCCTGGACGCCTACTACCAGGCTTGGAGCCAGCAG CCAAGCTCGTGCCCAGGGGATTGGCTTCAGGACATAGAGCGTCTGTCGGAGGACCTGCTGCTGCCCCTGCTGGGCCAGCCCACTCTGGGCAGCCTGTGGGATTCCCTTGG GCGCTGCTCTCTGCTCTGTAACCCAGAGTCCTGTGCTCCAGTCCCTGAAGCTGTGCCCAGCCTTGTGTCACTGGGCTGCACAGGAGGACATCACCCTTTCAGTTTAGCTGGCTCAGCCTCACCCTTCCCGTTCCTCACTGCCCTCCTCTCTCTTTTCAACACCCTGGCCCAGATCCACAAGGGTCTATGTGACCAG CTGGCTGTCATATTGGCTGCCCCAGGACTCCAGAACTACTTCCTCCAATGTGTGGCTCCCGTGGCTACCCCACAACTCACGCCCTTTTCTGCATGGGCCCTGCGCCATGAGTACCACCTGCAGTACCTGGCACTCACCCTGGCCCAGAGAGCG GCAACATTCCAGCCAGTACCAGCCACCAGAGCTGCCCTCCATCATGGCATGGCCTTGGCCCTGCTGAGCCGGCTGCTGCCTGGAAGTGATCACCTCGCCCATGAGCTGCTGCGGAGCTGTATATTCCGGCTGGAGTTCCTCCC GGAAGGAGCATCAGGGGGTCCAGAAGCAGCTGACTTCTCTGACCGGCTCTCCTTGGGGAGTGGCAGGGATCTTGGGTATGGGCGAGGAGCCCTACTGGCTCAGGCCTGCCAGGACCTCCCCAGCATCCGCGGCTGCTACCTGACCCACTGCTCACTAAACCGAGCCAGCCTGCTAGCCTCTCAGGCCTTGCCTAGAGGGCAGCTGCAGAGagtcccagccctgctgctcccTGTTCCCAAGGAACCGCTGCTGCCCACCGACTGGCCTTTCCTGCCTTTGGTTCACCTCTACCACCAGGCCTCAGACACCCCCTCGGGGCTCCCTCCTGCTGATGCCGTGGGCACAGCCATGCGGGCCCTGCAGTGGGTGCTACTCCTGGAGAGCTGGCGCCCCCAGGCCCTCTGGGCTGTGCCTCCTGCTGCCCGCCTGGCATGGCTCATGTGTGTGTTCCTGGTGGACGGTGAACTGTTCCGGGAGACCCCAATACAACATCTGGTGGCAGCCCTCCTGGCTCGGCTCTGCCAGCCTGAAGTCCTGCCAAACCTCAACCTGGATTGCCCACTTCCTGGCCTGACATCTTTTCCTGACCTCTATGCCAACTTCCTCGAGCATTTCGAGGCTGTCTCTTTTGGAGACCACCTCTTTGGAGCTCTGGTTCTCCTTCCCCTGCAGCGTCGCTTCAGTGTCACTCTGCGCCTCGCCCTCTTTGGGGAGCACGTGGGAGCCTTGCGAGCTCTGGGCCTGCCTCTACCCCAG TTGCCTGTGTCCCTGGAGTGCTACACAGGGCCTCCCGAAGATAACCTGGCCCTCCTTCAGCTCTACTTCCGGGCCCTGGTTACTGGTACACTCCGTCTGCACTGGTGCCCTGTGCTCTATGCTGTGGCTGTGGCTCATGTCAATAGCTTCATCTTCTCCCAGGACCCAAAGAGCTCA GATGAGGTGAAAGCTGCTGGCAGAAGCATGCTGCAGAAAACTTGGCTGCTGGCAgatgag GGTCTCCGGCAGCATCTCCTCCACTATAAACTTCCTAATTCTGCCCTCCCAGAGGGCTTTGAACTATATCCCCAGTTGCCTCCTCTGCGTCAGCAGTTCCTCCAAAGACTGACCTCAGGGATGATCCAAAAGGGGGTATCGGAGACCTAG